From Thalassococcus sp. S3, one genomic window encodes:
- a CDS encoding dimethylsulfoniopropionate demethylase — translation MALISPSRRLRRTPFSDGVEAAGVKAYTVYNRMLLPTVFESVEADYRHLKTHVQVWDVAVERQVELRGPDAGRLMQMLTPRDLRGMLPGQCYYVPIVDETGGMLNDPVALKLSEERWWISIADSDLLLWVKGIANGYRLDVLVDEPDVSPLAVQGPKADDLVARVFGDAVRDIRFFRFGWFQFEGRDIIVARSGYSKQGGFEIYVEGSDLGMPLWEALFDQGADLQVRAGCPNGIERIEGGLLSYGNDMTDDNTPHECGLGRFCDTQTAIGCIGRDALLRVAKEGPVQQIRPLAIAGEAVPGCDRAWPIYGGGERVGQVTSAAWSPDFDTNVAIGMVRMTHWTPGTMLEVETPDGMRAAKVQAQFWL, via the coding sequence ATGGCGCTGATTTCTCCCTCTCGCCGGTTGCGGCGCACACCGTTTTCGGACGGGGTCGAGGCCGCGGGGGTCAAGGCCTATACGGTCTATAACCGGATGCTCCTGCCCACGGTCTTCGAGAGCGTGGAGGCGGATTACCGGCATCTGAAAACCCACGTGCAGGTCTGGGATGTCGCGGTGGAGCGGCAGGTGGAACTGCGCGGCCCCGATGCGGGGCGGCTGATGCAGATGCTGACGCCCCGCGATCTGAGAGGGATGTTGCCGGGGCAGTGCTATTACGTCCCCATCGTGGATGAGACGGGCGGGATGCTGAACGATCCGGTGGCCCTGAAATTGTCGGAGGAGCGGTGGTGGATTTCCATCGCGGACAGCGATCTGCTGCTCTGGGTCAAGGGGATCGCCAATGGCTACCGGCTGGATGTGCTGGTGGATGAGCCGGATGTGAGCCCGCTGGCGGTACAGGGGCCCAAGGCGGATGATCTGGTGGCCCGCGTTTTTGGAGACGCGGTCCGGGACATCCGGTTTTTCCGCTTTGGCTGGTTCCAGTTCGAGGGACGCGACATCATCGTGGCGCGGTCTGGCTATTCCAAGCAGGGCGGGTTCGAGATCTATGTCGAAGGCAGCGATCTTGGCATGCCGCTTTGGGAGGCGCTGTTCGATCAGGGAGCAGACCTGCAGGTGCGCGCTGGCTGTCCCAACGGGATCGAGCGGATCGAAGGCGGATTGCTGAGCTACGGCAATGACATGACCGACGACAACACGCCCCATGAATGTGGGCTGGGCCGGTTCTGCGACACGCAGACGGCGATTGGCTGTATCGGGCGCGATGCGCTCTTGAGGGTGGCCAAGGAGGGGCCCGTCCAGCAGATCCGGCCGCTTGCGATTGCCGGAGAGGCGGTGCCCGGCTGCGACCGCGCCTGGCCGATCTATGGCGGGGGGGAGCGCGTGGGGCAGGTGACCTCGGCCGCGTGGTCGCCGGACTTTGACACCAACGTGGCCATCGGCATGGTGCGGATGACGCATTGGACGCCGGGCACGATGCTGGAGGTGGAGACGCCGGACGGCATGCGCGCGGCCAAGGTGCAGGCGCAGTTCTGGTTGTAG
- the acuI gene encoding acryloyl-CoA reductase produces MFKALVVEKGEDGKTSASVEEIGEDRLPEGDVTVAVEYSTVNYKDGLCIGPGGGLVRTYPHVPGIDFAGTVEASDDDRYKPGDKVVLTGWRVGEMHWGGYAQKARVKADWLVPLPDGLDTRTAMAVGTAGFTAMLAVMALEDHGIKDGPVLVTGAAGGVGSVATAILSKLGYEVAAVTGRPETEDYLRGLGASQIVAREEINETTKRPLEGETWGGCVDAVGGAMLARVLGQMQYGASVAAVGLAGGAGLPATVIPFLLRGVNLLGIDSVMQPYDNRLRAWERIASDLPMETLETMIQPATLTDLPQLGADILKGQVKGRVVVDVNA; encoded by the coding sequence ATGTTCAAGGCATTGGTGGTGGAGAAGGGCGAGGACGGCAAGACCTCGGCCAGCGTGGAGGAGATAGGCGAGGACCGGCTGCCGGAAGGTGATGTGACGGTCGCGGTCGAGTATTCCACGGTGAATTACAAGGATGGTCTGTGCATCGGTCCGGGAGGCGGGCTGGTCCGGACCTATCCGCACGTGCCGGGCATCGACTTTGCCGGGACGGTCGAGGCGTCGGATGACGACCGCTACAAGCCGGGCGACAAGGTGGTGCTAACCGGATGGCGCGTGGGCGAGATGCATTGGGGCGGCTATGCGCAAAAGGCCAGGGTCAAGGCGGATTGGCTCGTGCCGCTGCCCGACGGGCTCGATACACGGACGGCAATGGCGGTGGGGACGGCTGGGTTCACCGCCATGCTGGCGGTGATGGCGCTGGAGGATCACGGCATCAAGGACGGCCCGGTTCTGGTGACGGGGGCCGCAGGCGGCGTGGGGTCCGTCGCGACGGCCATCCTGAGCAAGCTGGGTTACGAGGTGGCCGCGGTCACCGGGCGGCCCGAGACGGAAGACTATCTGCGCGGCCTGGGCGCCAGCCAGATCGTCGCGCGCGAGGAGATCAACGAGACCACCAAGCGGCCGCTCGAAGGCGAGACATGGGGCGGTTGCGTGGATGCCGTGGGTGGTGCGATGCTGGCGCGTGTTTTAGGTCAGATGCAATACGGCGCATCCGTGGCTGCCGTGGGCCTTGCCGGCGGTGCAGGCCTGCCTGCAACGGTCATTCCGTTTCTGCTGCGCGGGGTGAACCTGCTGGGCATCGACAGTGTGATGCAGCCCTATGACAACCGCCTGCGCGCCTGGGAGCGCATTGCCAGCGATCTGCCGATGGAAACGCTGGAAACGATGATCCAGCCCGCCACCCTGACAGACCTTCCGCAATTAGGGGCAGACATTCTGAAAGGTCAGGTCAAGGGCCGGGTAGTCGTGGACGTCAACGCCTGA
- a CDS encoding DinB family protein: protein MIGRDYCVTMARYNAWQNSLLAGALDALGAEALSQDRGAFFGSIQRTVNHILWGDHLWISRFDGGAGPDIGGLDGLQAFETLAGWRAERERMDGRISLWAASVEEADLAGDLTWHASMSGMDLTKPMALCVMQFFNHQTHHRGQVHAMLTAAGGEGYVTDLPYMPEAG, encoded by the coding sequence ATGATCGGGCGGGATTATTGCGTCACGATGGCGCGGTATAATGCGTGGCAGAACAGTCTGTTGGCGGGCGCTCTTGATGCTCTGGGGGCCGAAGCTCTGAGCCAGGATCGCGGGGCGTTTTTTGGCTCGATCCAGCGCACGGTCAACCACATCCTGTGGGGCGATCATCTGTGGATCTCGCGGTTTGACGGCGGCGCGGGACCGGATATTGGCGGGCTGGACGGGCTGCAGGCCTTCGAGACGCTGGCGGGCTGGCGCGCGGAGCGGGAGCGCATGGATGGACGCATCTCTCTCTGGGCGGCGAGCGTGGAAGAGGCCGACCTGGCCGGAGACCTGACCTGGCATGCGAGCATGTCGGGCATGGACTTGACCAAGCCGATGGCGCTCTGCGTGATGCAGTTTTTCAATCACCAGACGCATCATCGCGGTCAGGTGCACGCCATGCTGACGGCGGCGGGCGGTGAAGGCTATGTGACCGATCTGCCCTACATGCCGGAGGCGGGGTGA
- a CDS encoding BCCT family transporter: MALKPPLLDLPIKTADSGFYKGFSRDVTIASKFAIGGLVIWAIAFPEQAGAILSTFNSFILTNFATWYIWAVALFVVMCIGLAIWPTAGRLLLGQPGDKPEFGNFSWFSMMFGAGIGVGMLTWAVAEPVYHFNNNPEVIQGLTTGGAADNIRMAYKWSFLHWGIGAWACYALAGLALAFFSYRRGLPLTMRSSLTPIFGKTLSGPVGHLVDIVAVVATILGVAQTLGFGVEQFVSGLTRIGINGLTNEAGTANTMGVLVAIFVIMAASTLSALSGVGKGIKWLSNLNMGLSIFLLTFFLLFGSTFFGLQALVLGLWDYLIALPDMMFRVWRTDGTETGDALANWQGAWSVFYWAWWIAFAPFVGLFLARISRGRTIREFVLGAMIVPSLMCFVWFTWAGGTAIDLELNGGANGVINSAPDGDKIFAMVQYMLSPFLGWAMAAIIVVLLMTYLVTTADSAVLIVNTINAAGDEGPKARPHILFWGVALGSVVAALLLVPGGGLKAIQTAMVIGALPFSLVMILMCVALIKAIYLDGKREAAGIPTTYSEAGTEPAE; the protein is encoded by the coding sequence ATGGCGCTCAAACCTCCTCTTCTTGATTTGCCGATCAAGACGGCCGACAGCGGATTTTACAAAGGCTTCAGTCGCGATGTGACCATCGCGTCGAAATTCGCCATTGGCGGTCTGGTGATCTGGGCCATTGCCTTCCCTGAACAGGCCGGTGCGATCCTGAGCACGTTCAATTCATTCATTCTGACCAATTTCGCGACCTGGTACATCTGGGCAGTGGCCCTGTTCGTGGTGATGTGCATCGGGCTTGCGATCTGGCCGACAGCGGGCCGTTTGCTTTTGGGTCAGCCGGGCGACAAGCCCGAATTCGGCAACTTCTCGTGGTTTTCGATGATGTTCGGCGCAGGCATCGGTGTGGGCATGCTCACCTGGGCCGTGGCCGAGCCGGTTTACCATTTCAACAACAACCCTGAAGTCATCCAGGGGCTGACGACCGGCGGAGCGGCGGACAACATCCGGATGGCCTATAAATGGTCGTTCCTGCATTGGGGGATCGGTGCCTGGGCCTGCTATGCGCTGGCCGGGCTGGCGCTGGCCTTTTTCAGCTACAGGCGGGGCCTGCCGCTGACCATGCGGTCCTCTTTGACACCGATCTTCGGCAAGACGCTGTCCGGTCCGGTGGGACATCTTGTCGACATCGTGGCCGTGGTTGCCACGATCCTCGGCGTGGCGCAGACATTGGGCTTCGGTGTAGAGCAGTTCGTATCGGGATTGACCCGCATCGGGATTAACGGCCTGACGAACGAGGCGGGCACCGCGAACACAATGGGTGTTCTTGTGGCGATCTTCGTGATCATGGCGGCCTCGACCCTGTCGGCGCTGTCGGGCGTTGGCAAGGGCATCAAGTGGCTGTCGAACCTCAACATGGGATTGTCGATCTTCCTGCTAACCTTCTTCCTGCTGTTCGGATCAACCTTCTTTGGATTGCAGGCGCTGGTTCTGGGGCTTTGGGATTATCTCATCGCGCTGCCGGACATGATGTTCCGCGTCTGGCGTACCGACGGGACCGAGACGGGGGATGCGCTGGCCAATTGGCAAGGCGCCTGGTCGGTCTTCTACTGGGCCTGGTGGATCGCGTTCGCGCCGTTCGTGGGTCTTTTCCTGGCGCGGATCTCGCGCGGCCGGACGATCCGGGAATTCGTCTTGGGGGCGATGATCGTGCCGTCGCTGATGTGCTTTGTCTGGTTTACCTGGGCGGGCGGCACGGCGATTGATCTGGAGCTGAATGGCGGGGCCAATGGCGTGATCAACAGCGCGCCGGATGGCGACAAGATCTTTGCCATGGTGCAATACATGCTGTCGCCCTTCCTGGGCTGGGCGATGGCGGCCATCATCGTGGTGCTGCTGATGACCTATCTGGTGACCACCGCAGACTCGGCCGTTCTGATCGTGAACACGATCAACGCCGCGGGCGATGAAGGACCAAAGGCGCGTCCGCATATCCTTTTCTGGGGCGTTGCCCTGGGGTCGGTCGTGGCCGCGCTGTTGCTGGTTCCAGGTGGCGGCCTGAAGGCCATTCAGACGGCCATGGTGATCGGAGCGCTTCCCTTCTCGCTGGTGATGATCCTGATGTGCGTTGCGCTGATCAAGGCGATCTATCTCGATGGCAAGCGAGAGGCTGCAGGCATTCCCACCACCTATTCAGAGGCGGGAACGGAGCCTGCGGAATAG